The Camelina sativa cultivar DH55 chromosome 18, Cs, whole genome shotgun sequence DNA window gaagcaacagATCGTAGTAGCGATAGCTAAAGATTCAACGATCGAGACAAAACTCCACAAAAGATCATCGATTATGGAGAGATTACCCGACAAAGACAACAATCTCATGTTCCAACCGGAGCTCAGGTAAGAAAGATTCACCTCCGGCCACCGGAATGCCCATGATGACGACAGATACGATGGTAGATCCATCAACGTCCATCGGGAAGCTGACATCACTACCTTTTTCGCCTCTCTTCCTTCGTAAGTCTTCttggttttataattttgggttcttttttttggtttatacaaTCTTTTCTTCTGGGTTCTAAAAATTAGAGAattgtgttatttgttttgcaaagacaaaaatgaaaatgtatttattaaaataattgatgTGAGTCACTGTTTCTGACAAGTGGTTTTGATTTAGCGGtcattcttttaattatattctaTGTTATAAACGTATCTAGTCGACAAAATATCTCAAGTTAGTAGGACAGATAAAAATACTCCACAAATGATGATAATATATGCAAATCCACTTTGATTCGTTTTGGAAATTTGGATATCCAATAACAtgttgaaaaaagaagaatataattgCGTATTTATCTTGAATAGTATAAATCACAAATTCgatttctttcttatttccttttattatatttttgaggGATACtttgaaaattacaaaataaaaccagcgaaaaaacaaatttttttgaaaactaatgTGAGACCCCAATTTCAGAGATTTGcagaaaagtttaaaagaattgatttggtaatctatgtcatcaaagtgcacttatatttttggtcaagAGTTTTGAGAGAACTCGAGAGTTAAGAATGTTTGAGctagagtagtctcaggattggtgaccttccgggagtgactatcggaactgtgcgagtgagacaaaacacaaggaaagatcatgtggtgatttgtagggacggtaacaagtctttaaagcctctcggacttagcaaaccgaccgtcggatatgagTGAGCTTACGGGTCTAGTAAGATGACATGAGGTCCATTAAGGAAGGAAAACCCATAGACTGGGATTGGACAATGGGGTCCACTAAGAGGTAGCGGctggggcgttacaagtggtatcagagccgaacctagatgagtgtggagtcgagtgggctcacactgTCGGGGGTGAcagtcttggtgcgcaacgaggacgttgcgatctgttagtgggggtgaattgtggcaccctggtttcagagacttgcggagaggcttaaaacaattgatttggtcacatatgtcactaaagtgcacttatcttttcggtcaagcgtcctgagagaactccacagtttagcgtgcttatgctggagtagtcttaggatgggtgaccggaagtgactgtcggaactgtgcgagtgaggacaaaacacagggaaagatcaagtggtgatttgtagggacggtaacaagtctttaaagcttACCGGAAGTAGCAAATCGACCGTCAGATTCTCACGGACCTAGTAATAGATCGTGAGGCCTATTAAAGAAGGTGGGACCGTGAActaggattggacatggggcccattGAAAAGTGGCGGTCGGAGCATTACAACTAACCTCTATACAAAGGAAGCAAGCAACTGATAAAGAACAAATAGAATACAATGATAAAATATGTCAAACATAAATGAAACATACACAAAATGAGGGATTCGACAAATTAGATTTATCGAACTaaacaagaaattttattttcaaaagactttaaaaatatcaatcaaaaatgGTCACAGGCTCACGACTAGAGTGTTTAGTTATCGaattttcttctaaatataCCAGAGTgtttaaaaataacataactACTAATACTATCATAAGTTTCATAACTTGCCAAGATAAAACCAGTCATAGTTTTTCACACTTTCTTCGGTATACAATAATATTATAGATAAGGTGCTAAAGGAGAATTTAttctattaaaattcaaaataaatatcagCTATGTTTCGTATTTTTATATTCCTAACATTATCtataaaataagaaacattAATAAGTTaaacatagaagaaaaatacttaagTTCAGTTTAAGGGGTGAACCCCTTTGCTCACCTCCTCTTTGATAAACCAATGAAAAGATGCCAgataatattctatttttaaaaaaattaaaattaacatcttaaaaacaaaaaaaagtaaggaaACACAATATGTAGACTTTTTATTAAATGAGtttaaatgtaaatttaaatatatataaaaggattatgatttcaatttttaattaaatgaaattatacatcggtttgagtttataaataaagatttagagtttagattGTATAATTAAACGAGAGTATATGTCAGTCTGAGTTTATAAAtaaggatttagggtttagattctACAATTAAACGAGagtatatgtcggtttgaatttataaatgaGGATTTGAGTTTACAATTAAATGAGATTAtgtatcggtttgagtttataaatgagaattaggttttaaattttataatatcaaacaaatttatatgtcagtttgagttttaaaaaaaaaatagggtttaaattttataatattaaacgAGTTTATGTATCAGACTGGgttcaaataaattatttttttactgattttcGTAACAAAAGGATTCTagatatttttcaaaacttctAATAATATGTTAGGACTTAGGAataaggtaaataaaaaaaagagataaatacAAAAGTCCCTAATCTAAATATTAAGAAAAGAGGCGACGtcacaaaatattaatacatatatatttttctaatttttttatttgattttactGGGATGATTTTCTAAAATGCCATTTTTGCCcaactattttttaaattttccattttttcattttttccactaaaaaaaaataaaatttggagaatgttttttttccttaaaatgcATACTTAATAACAATAACTCTATCCTAAAAGAAAATGGAACCTAACCGATCCAAACATAATGTGTAATTgtgattttaaatataagaaaatagaaaatttaaaataattatttaaaaatggcAAAATCTATAAATTTCACTCAAATAAGTCCTTATCTATAATTAACTCGATTTTAATTTGAagtacaaatattttgtttatatatagtattactTGGCACCTTTTCATTGGTTTACAGAAAAAGGGTGAAGGATCCCAAGTATTTTATgtaaggaaattaatatggttacTTGGTTAGTATCAAGtagatctttcttttttgtactattttaaataattctgtactattattttgttgtactatttgaaaagattaataagttaaacattgaaatatatatagatcctACAAAAAAATCTTGCGATTTACATGTCACCCAATTTTTtgtactattttgttttttttttttgtaaggacGAAAGTTAAATACTTGTTGATGTTTTGGTCCCATATTCATCCGAACGTGTTTCATGTTTCCTTTGGCTCTTCTTGTGTGTGTCCCACTATTTTTGCTTTGGTGGCTGATTATCAATAATGATCATTGTGTTTTGTgggtactactactactataagTTGATACAACCAGCGAAAAACCAAATTCCAATTCAAATGAAAtcccactacaagaaaacacggaTTTTCCGGCTACGATCGGCGACTAAAAGTGTAGTCATTAAGTTTAATGATAATTTACCCACTAATTATCGACTGATTTGTGACTATTTATCTATAGTCGTTTATTAGTCGCATATTTGCGACAAAACAGTTTAGTCGCTAAATGGCGACTAAAAAAGGACGAAATAAGGAAGTTGTGAATGTTGACGTCAAACGGTCGCCAAATTTGCGACTAATTGTTTAGTTGTTAATGTAGTCGTTAAAgatttttagtataaattaatgCACTTAGGAGTAGacattatattttgttcaaaaaaaaaaaggagtagaCATTATATTAACATCCAATTATGTTTTGGGATATACAATgcttaattccttttttttttgcggtaTAATTTTACCCTTAAAACTTCTTTAAGCTGAATTACCAacattttaaccttttttaacTGTAGTAGAAAGTAAAGAGATTGTGatgtattttatatatgattgaatTTCGAGCAACATTTTGAGACAATAACGAATTGTGTATGTTTGAAGAGCATGTCAACTCTGCCCTAGAGGCTTTATTTGAATGAAAAACGAggttgtttgacaaaaaaaaaaacgaattgtGTATATGGTTACTGATTTCAAGCCAGGATTTTCTATATTTCATTCACAGGaagatattattttatgaaCCAAATTGAAACCCATCAGTTTACTAAATTCtcgtttccaaaaaaaaaaaattaagattctACGTAGCATTAACTATTAAGTTAACACTGTTGGCCAATGGATGGAGCTTTGTGGATTTAGATGCCAAACCTAAAGCCAATGAATCAACCACATGAGTGGACTTAGGGAACAAAGCATGATCAATCTCCAATGATTTGAATTTTCAGGGAAtatgttttatctttggaacTCAAAATTTGTTCTGATTACATCTTTTGGATTTGTTCTCTAACTTTATGAAGGTGAAATCCGTTAAGAATCATGAATTGGAGGAGTATTTAAAGCGTAAAATCTCATAACTTAATAAGAATGAGGAAGAACGCAGGAAGCAAGAGCAAAAGGTTCAGGAGCATATTCTGTCAACACTTTTTGGTCATGGTGCTTAGGTTCAATGAATGCAGCCAAGGTCTTGAATATATAATTGGATATGATCTGATATCTTTTTGGTAAGTGCATATCCAAGATGTTCAATATGGCTGAACTCTTAGTTTAAAGCAGAACTTGAAGTTTGGAATGACTTGTACTTTTGTAGTTTGGAAAATGGATTTAATCAGATCTGTTAGATTATCCATGGTTGAAAGTTTAAAACGTTGTAGAGTTCTGTAAGTGGAAGCTTCCACTGTTATAAACACTTTCAAcaccttgttttttttttttttttttttttttttttttNTTCAACAccttgttatatataaaatagaaacacttatgagagaaaaaaaatttattctttGTTAATAAAGCctaataaatttatgttttagttCATAATGAAaatttcttagatatatatggTAGTCTTtcttgatattgtttttttttccttcttgattTTAAATCAGTATATacaattaaagttttataaagaGACATAGATTATCAtaattgatataataatatatttttcgttatttttttttttaaggatttcaaatatattaaatacaCTAAATATGGAGTATACTTTAATGCGCCATCATTAGT harbors:
- the LOC109130557 gene encoding uncharacterized protein LOC109130557 gives rise to the protein MSASRWTLMDLPSYLSSSWAFRWPEVNLSYLSSGWNMRLLSLSGNLSIIDDLLWSFVSIVESLAIATTICCFFLFCGCTL